The window CCAGGGATATTTTGCCCCGGATGAAGTGGCTTCCCGGCTTCAATATAACGAATACGCCTCCATCCGGATGGACCGGCAGGGGGTTAATACGGCCCGGCGCAGCCGGAGAGCCACAGTGCAGATGAAAGGGTCTCCGGCCGGAGAAGACGTTTGGCAGATCGCCTATCAGCAGTTGCCTTTTTCGTTCTCCGGGGCCAACCGGCCGGATTCCAGGGCCAGTCTCTGGGGCCGGTTAAAAACCCTGCTTTGCATATGGAAAGGAAAAAGGAGGATTAAGGCATGAGGGGAATTTACAGCAACCTGCCGGCAGAAATACTTCAGAAACTGGCCGAGACCGTTGCGCTGCCGATTGCCGGCCATAAGGAAGAGGCCGATGTATTGATCTACCTCTATCAGGGGGCGGATACTCCGGAGATCAGTCAACCGGTCAGAACCCTCCTCATCGTTCCGGTGGATCAGAAAGGGGCCATGGAATACATTGACCAGGCGACCCGGCAGGGGGTGGCAGAAACCAATCTCTTTCTGCTCCAGCCGGGTCAAAAAATATCCACCCGGTCCCTGCAGGAAAAAATCCTGGCGTTTAAAAGCCAGTTCCCAACCGACCCGAATTACCAGCAGGAGCCAAATAAACCCAAACAGACCCGGATTATCGCACTGCTCAGTTTTAAAGGGGGTGTTGGCCTGACCACATTAGCCACCGCCCTGACCTTCCACTACGCTAACTGCGGTGAAAAGGTGGCCCTGGTCGACCTGGGTGAACCCCCATACACGGTTTACTATATGGCCAAACCGCCTCTGGCGGAAGGAAACGGATACCGGTTTGCCCGGACTATCCGGGGCGATATCTATATTCCCCATCCGATCAAAGGTGGGGAAAACCTGTCACCGTTGCTGGAAAAGCTGCAGGGCAGCTACGACCGGGTTATCATTGACTGCCCGCCCCTGACCGGCTCCAAGCATCCGCCGGTAGCCCCCGGGGCCATGAAAATTCTGCTGGTTGATTACGACCTGAGAACACTGGAACAGACTGCAGAAATGCTTAAACAGACCGGATTGGTTCAGGATATGCTGGTAGCCAACCGCATTCCCAGGGTCTATATAGGTACCTATGGTGCTGTGGCGGAGGATATTCTGGGGATGCGACCTCAGCTGGAGATCCCGGCCGATGCCGAAGGATGCCAGGCGGTACTGGACCAGTACCGGCCGGTCAATGATGACCGGGGCAGCGAGATCCTGGCGGCCCGGATTGGCGAAATGGCAGCCCTTTTAAATCAAATTGAAATGAAGGAGAAAGATCATGCTTTCAAACCTGCTCAGAAACTATAAAGTGATGCTCATTCTGGGGGCGGTCTTTGCCCTTTTAACCGCCGTGGCGGCCTCTTATGAATGGAAAAAAATTGCGGGCAACAAAGATGTGCTGGTGGCAGCCGTGGACATCGGTCCCGGCGTCGAACTGACGGCCAAAGAGATTGTTACCAAACCCAAAAACAAACGGGATCTGCCGCAGGATACGGTGTACTCCATAACGGATCTGCAGGGGAAAGCCCCCCGGGGCGTGATTCCCCAGGATACCGTATTAAGACAATCCATGTTCAAACCCATGGAAAGCTTTGGGGCGGAGGGGATGCTCAAGGATTACCCGGGTAGAAAAGCCCTGGCCTTTGGACGGGATCTGGACACCACCGTGGGCGATCAGGTGCAGTCCGGCTCCAGGGTGGATATTCACGCCATTATCACCGGAGCCATTAATGGAGCCGAAAAGAAAAAAACAGTGGCTGAAAATGTACCGGTATTGCTGGTTACTGCAACTGCCAACACCCAAAACAAAAGCAGCGCCGCCGTGGTTGTGGCCTTGACTCCGGAGGAGATTGACAAAATCATGCTGGCCCATGCGGAGTCGGCTAAATTCCTATTTACGCTTTTACCTAAAAATTAAGGAGGTCCTTACATGGCCGGGATGTTAGTCTTTGGAAACCAAAGTTTTGTGGATGAATTTTTAAGCCGCCCCTTTGCGGTTCCGGTTCTGGGGGTTGCCCATGATATGGTAAACGCAACGGACTTCCTGAAGCTGTATGAAGAAGCCGGTGAAGTGGTGGTGGCACTTGGGGTGGATTATGCGCTGGAGATGGCGGAGATCTATCGCAACAAACGTTTTTTTCTGGTACTGGACCAAAAGGATATCACCGCCGACCTTTACCGAAGGGCGGTATCCAGAGGAATTCGGGTGGTTGAAAGAACCTCGGCAATTGAAGCCATTGGTGCGGAAATCGGAAGGAGCCAGGGGGACCGGCATAATCGAAGGATTCTGGAGCCTTCGGTGGCAGCTGCCCTCGAACAAAAAACCATTCTGAAAAAACCCCGAACGATCAAATCCCATTGTCTGTCCATTACCGGTGTCAAAGGGGGCAACACCAAGACAACCACCGCCGTCAACCTGGCGGCCTATGTGGCCTCCTGGGCCAAAAAAGAGGGGATTGATTATCGGGTCTGTCTGGTGGATTGCGATGCCGAAGGAGCCCGCAGTGCCGGCTACCTGCTTGGAATTGCCAGTGCGCCCCAGTCACTCTCGGTCTGGGCCAGCCTGGAGAAAGAGCCCAGCTGGATGGAATTGGAGCAGTTGCTCATCCGCCATGAGGAAACCGGGTTGTACATTCTGCCGGGGCCTCAAAGTTTCCGGGATGCTTTTGATACCGAAATGACCGCAGCGCTGGCTGAACGGGTCATTCATGCCCTCAAGTGGCACTTTGATTTGATCGTCCTGGACGTAGGGCTCTTTGTCAACAATCCCACCGCCATCCGGGCCATGCAGATATCAAGCAAAGTGTTTCTGGTGATTGAACCCACCCTGACGGTCCTTAAGCTGTTGGAAGAGCTGGTGAGGGAAAATACCCTGGGAACCCTGAAAGTGGACTTATCCAGAGTAAAGCTGGTACTGGGGATGACGGACGGTACCTTTACCAAGAAGGATATCGAAAGAAGTTTCGGAATTCCGGTGGCCGTGGAAATCCCCCTGGACCGAACGGTGAGAAAGGCGGAAAATAGCGGGAAATGCATTCCGGCAGCCATCGGATCACCCCACAGTGCCTTTGCCCAGGGCATTGCTTCCCTGGCCCGGGCCGCAGTGGACAACGAACTGCTGCCGTTTTATAAGCCCCGACCTTGGGAGTTTCTGACCAAGATCAAAAACTATCCGTTTCTTAAATTCAAAAAGGCCTAAGGGGGGAATCACCAAGTGCTCACTCATTACAAGCCGATGCCGATTGATCAATTAAGGCATGGCCTTATTGAACGGCTCCGCAATGAAAACCGGCAGGCGCTGAAATATCCGGCCAAGCATAAAGCCTATCTGGAAAGTACCGCCCACATGGTGGCCAGGAGCCAGCAATTGCCTGTAAATATTGAAGATATCCGGGCCGTGGTGAATGATCTGTTAGGCTATGGACCCATTAACTCCATCCTAACCTCCAGTGATGAAATTACGGAAGTGCAGGTCACTTCCTATAACAAGATTTATGTGGAAGAAAACGGAATTCTTTTACCCACCCGGATCAACTTTCGGGATGAAAAGAGCCTGAGAACCATGGCTGAGAAAATCGCCCTGATGTCCGGGCGCAGACTGGACGAATCGACCCCTTTTCTAAACACCAAACTGGCTGACGGAACCCGGGTAAATATCAGCATTCCGCCCATTGCCGGCTCCGGCACCACCCTTTCTTTTCGAAGGTTTCCCCGGTCCTATACCATTCAGGAACTGGTCGCTCTGGGAACCTTAACGGAGGAAGCCTATGCTTACCTGTATGAAGTGATGAAAAACGGATATAACTTTGCGGCAACCGGGGCCATGAGCTCCGGCAAAAGCACCCTGCTGAATGCCCTGATTGGCTTGATCAGTCAAATTCACGGGCCTCATACCAGCATTGTAACCTACGAAGATACCATGGAACTGCAGCCCCGGCACGAGAATATTCGGCAGTTTGAGGCCCGTCCCCCCAATATCGAGGGGAAAGGGGAAATCTCCATCAAACTCCTGGCCCAGACGCATATGCTGCGGACCCGGGCAGACTGGATGATCTTAGGGGAAGCCATGGGGCAGGAGGGATATTATATTGCCAGCATGATGGCCACCGGCCATCCTTCAGGAACCACCTTCCACGCCTATGACTGTGAAGATGCGGTCCTATATCGGATGCCCAGTATGATTATCATGTCGGAAGAAGGGCGGGCGGAAGGACGGGAAGGGGCTCTGGGCAAGACCGCCTCTGCACTGGATGTACTTATTCACTGCGCCAAAATAAAAGAAGGAAACCGGATGGCACGTAAAAGTGTGCAGATTGCGGAAGTATTGAGGAAGAGGCTGCCTGATGGCCGATACCTGCCCGAGGTCCATGAGGTCTTCCGGTTTCAGGAAGGGAAATTACAACAGGTGGCCGATTCCAAACTGCATAAAAAAGTCAGGAGGTGGTACGAATCAACGCCTTTGGCAGTTTAATAGGACTTTCTGTTTTTTTCTTCTTTCTGGCCGGGCTTTTATGGTATCAACGCAGTCCGGTAACAGAAAAACTGAACCAACTCGGTCCGGCCCCTGTCCGGAAAGAACCGGTTCTCTGGCAGAAAATTTTGGGGGTTTCTCTAAGGGGAGACATAAAAGAAAAAGAGTTGTTCAGTGCGGATCTGATCCTTTCTGCCTTTACGGCAGTCTGCCTGTACATCTTCCTTTTGGATATGGTTACCGCCCTTTTAGCCGGGCTGGGTACTTTTTTTATTTTTCCCCGGATGTATGCCCGGTACCGCATCCGAAAATTGCAGCTGGAATTTAACCGGAACCTACCCCGGGCTGTCTACTCCATTACCTCCACCCTGCAGGGAGGCTCAACCCTGCTGCAGGGATTTGGTAATGCGCACCGGGAACTGCTTTATCCGGTCAACCAATTATTTCTGCAGGTGGTTGAGGATACCGAGGCTTCCGTTCCCCTGGAGCAGGCGGTTCAGAACATGGCCGACAAAGTGGGAACATCGGCAGCTTACCTGCTGGCGGACAGCATTGCGCTGATTAAAGAGATCGGTGGAGGAGAGGCGGCCATAAACTTACTGGAGAGTGTGGCGGAAAGTGTCCGGGAAGAAGAGTATATTGCTCAAAAGATCCGGGCCAATACCAGATACCTCCTGGCTGCCTTTGCCTTTTGCACAGCTTTTCCTTTTGGCCTGGCGGCCTTCCTGTCTTTTACTATGCCGGAATATCTGCAGATTATGGCCACCCTCCAGGGAAAAATTCTTACGGCTTTATCAGGGATCATCCTGCTGACGGGGTGGTGGATTGTTTACGGCATCATTAAAAGAACCCGGGAAATGTTGTAAGGGGGAGGGAGTCAACTTGGGTGGAAATTTGGTTTTGATCTTTTTTTCAGCAGTGATCTTCTTCTCGGTTATCGGCTTTCTTTCTTTTCTTTTCCGGTCACCGGTACAAGAAAAATTAGAACGGCTAACCAATCGGGAGACCATAAAACAAAAAGCCTACCGACTGGTCAGAGAAGTGGGGGAATCTCTACAGCAGATCAGCTTTCTGAGAGACATTGTCAATCTGGACCTTCTTGGGGCCAAGCTCCGGATGGCCGGATTAAAAATCGGGCCGGCTGATTTTTTGGGAATCTGGGCATCGTCGATCCTGGGTTCTTTCATCTTAGCTCTGTTAACCCGAAGTGTCCTGCCGGGATTTTTTGTTCCCTTTTTGATCCTTCTTGGAATTGCCGTCCCTAAATCCTATCTGGATAAAGGATACCGAAAAAAGAGGGTGATTTTCAGAAAACAGTTTATTGCTTTTGCTGAAAGAGTCCGGGTGGGCCTTGCCGGCGGGGTTGGCTTTTTTCGGGTCCTCCAGTGGGCCTCTCAATCCAATAGCCTGTTTGCCGGAGAAATCCAAAGAGTGGTGGAAGAGGTTCAGGCGGGAACTTCCCTGGAAGATGCTTTGGATAATTTTGCCAGGCGTATGGATGATCAGGAGGTGATTAATTTTGTGACCACCATAAAAAATGCTGAAAGGAAAGGCGCCTTCGGTTACAGCAAGGCTTTGGCCAGCCTCATCGCCGATATTCGAAAAAGAAGGGGCGCCCAAATTGATGAGGTCGCCAAAATGGCTGAAGTTAAATTGATTTTTCCGGTGGTGCTTACCGTGTTTCCGGCCACCGCCATTTTGCTGCTGGGACCCATGGCTATCTATGCTTTTGCCATATTCTATTGAGAGAAGGTTGTTTCGATGAAAGAGGTACTAAAAAATCAGAAAGGGGTTTTATGGGTGACCCTTTCTTATCTTCTTCTCCCTTTTGGGATTCTGGCCTTAGCCATCCAGATGGACTTTGCCAGGCCTCTGTGGGTTGAGGCGCAGCTGCAGACCGCAGCCGATGCCGGCGCCCTGGCCGGGGCATTGACCGCAGAGGCCTTCCCGGAAAAGGAGGTAGAGGTACAGTATGATGCGTCAGGCAATATCATCGGGATCAACGAAAGGATTGTGGGCTGGAAAACAGACATAACCGATCCGGAAAAGGCCTACCACGCTGCAAAGGAAGCCGTCCAGTGGAATACCCAGTGGCTCTCCTCCAGGGAGGGGGGATTTACCATGCAGGAGGCGTTCAATCCGGATGAAGACTTGTCCGGTGAGAAACTGACCAACGACAGCTATCTGGTAAACCTAAAGGCTCATGTTGCCACTCTGCTGATGGGAAAAATCCAAAAAGCCTATGGTCAGGTTGAAACGGATCAGATAACGGTCAAGGTAACCGGTGTCGGCCAGGCCTTCCCTGTAGTGGAGCCATAGAAAGGAGCAAAGTGGAAGATCATGGTCATTGTTGTTGTGCTCGCCGGGGCTTTGGGGGCTATTCTCGGGAGTTTGGCGGCCTGCCTGGGATACCGACTGCCCAGGGGAATCTCCCCCTGGGGAAGATCCTTCTGCCCGGCCTGTAAACAGGTCTTAGGGCCGGTGGACCTGATTCCCATCCTGGGATATTTTTTTACGAAAAGGCACTGCCGGTACTGCAAAGTAAAAATAAGCCCGATTTATCTGATGCCAGAGATCACGCTGGCATTTTTATCTGCCCTTTTAATGTTTCTTCTTGGGCCGACACCTTTGTATTTTCTTTATATGGTCTTGTTGACGGTCACCGCCATAGCAGCGGTTTCTGACCTGGGGACAGAGATCATTCCCGATTCGTTGATCCTTTCCCTGATCCTATTCGCACTACCCTTTATTCTTTGGACAAAAAGCATTCCGGTCTGGTTTGCCCTGCTGGGAGCCATCACAGGAGTGGCTGCGATGCTTTTACCTGGGCTGCTGACAAAAAAGTATCCGGGAGGAGGGGATATTAAGTTGACTGGGGCCATTGGATTCTATCTTGGTCCCTTTGGAGTTGCCTGCGTTGTTTTACTGGCTGCGGTAACCGGGTTGATTGGCCAGGGATACAAGGGGAAGAGAGAATTTGCCTTTGCTCCCTATCTTTATGTGGGCGTCATCGGAACCGTGTTTATCAGCTTATCCGGGCTGATCAATTGATAGTAGGAGGAGAAAACGATGAAAAAAATTCAGGATATTAAATTTGGGTTGGAGTATAAAATGGCACAGAAGATCCAGGAAGTAAGAGAGGCTTTTAAAAACCAAAAGGGCATAACCATCATGGAGATGTTGACCATCTTAGGTCTTTGCATCATTCTAATTGGCGCAACGTATGGAGTTGCAAAACCGGTAATTACTGAATGGTGGAACGATAAAGTAATGCCTTATTGGGAGTAGAAGCTGCAGAAGGGGAGGGGAAACCTTCCCCTTTTTCATTTAGAGAGGTTAAAAGATAAAAAGAGGATGGTGAATTGTGAGACGTTTTTTGCGTTGTAATAAAGGTTTAACCGAAGTGGAGGCCTTAATTTTATCTCCCTTTATACTCTATTTTTTACTCTTTTTCATAACCATTGGAATGGTTTTTTGGGTAAAAATCGAACTGCCCCATGCCTCCAGGGAGGCGGCCCGACAGGCGGCCGCATTAGGGGAATACGGATTTAATTCAAGACCCTGGAAGACGGCGGTGGAAACTGTTTCAAAAAGCCTGCCGGCCAATTTGAGTGTTGGCACCTCCGGGAATGGGGTAAAGAAAGCTTTCAGCCCCGATTCTCCTAATCCGGATCAGCCGGATGTTTTAGTGGAAAAGATGGAGGGCTACTATACTGCGGTGGTGTCTTATCACATCATTACCCCGGCTCCCGGGATGGCCAAACTTTTAAATCCCAGCGCCGGATGGCTGGAGAAGTACATTACCATTACTAACCGAGCATACTTCCCGGACGAAGGAGGCTAAATCTGCAATGAAACATGGAAAGGATAACCGGGGATTTATAACTATCAAGGTTCTTTTGCTTTCACCCTTCCTATTGTGGCTTGCACTGGCCACCATCACCTTTCTGCAAAAGGAAGTGGCGGAGTATGTAACTGCCAAGGCTACCAGAAATGCTCACCGTATACTGGCGGTAAGCCATGATGCGGAAAGGGCCAAAGGGGTTGCGGTTGATGTAGTTTCCAGGTGCCTGGTGACAGAGTTATCCATACCTGGTTCCACCCGTCCCAAAAAATCTTTTGATCCGGATCATGCCAATTCAATAAAAGATGCTTTACCGGATGTATATACCCAGGATGATGGCAGTGAATGCCTGGTGGGAGTCCGGTATCATGTTGTGGTGCTGGCGCCAGGTATGGGGAAGCTTCTTAATAAAGATGCCGAAATGTTAGAGAAATATATCACTGTGGAGAAGGTGATTAAAGGGCCTCGAGAGATTACACCGCCATAGATCCCATTTTGTAAATCTACGTAATTTACAGCAGGTAAATGTTGAAAGCTACAATGAACATATTAATCAGTCCGGGAAGCCCAAAGGGAATATCCATCACCCACGAAGTGGCTGCGAAACAGATTGACGTAAAGTAAACGCTACCAACTGGCCAAATCTGCCGGTGGGATGGAAATACCAAAATGGTCTTTAATCCACTCTCATCATTAAAGTTTTCATT is drawn from Desulforamulus ruminis DSM 2154 and contains these coding sequences:
- the cpaB gene encoding Flp pilus assembly protein CpaB → MLSNLLRNYKVMLILGAVFALLTAVAASYEWKKIAGNKDVLVAAVDIGPGVELTAKEIVTKPKNKRDLPQDTVYSITDLQGKAPRGVIPQDTVLRQSMFKPMESFGAEGMLKDYPGRKALAFGRDLDTTVGDQVQSGSRVDIHAIITGAINGAEKKKTVAENVPVLLVTATANTQNKSSAAVVVALTPEEIDKIMLAHAESAKFLFTLLPKN
- a CDS encoding AAA family ATPase yields the protein MAGMLVFGNQSFVDEFLSRPFAVPVLGVAHDMVNATDFLKLYEEAGEVVVALGVDYALEMAEIYRNKRFFLVLDQKDITADLYRRAVSRGIRVVERTSAIEAIGAEIGRSQGDRHNRRILEPSVAAALEQKTILKKPRTIKSHCLSITGVKGGNTKTTTAVNLAAYVASWAKKEGIDYRVCLVDCDAEGARSAGYLLGIASAPQSLSVWASLEKEPSWMELEQLLIRHEETGLYILPGPQSFRDAFDTEMTAALAERVIHALKWHFDLIVLDVGLFVNNPTAIRAMQISSKVFLVIEPTLTVLKLLEELVRENTLGTLKVDLSRVKLVLGMTDGTFTKKDIERSFGIPVAVEIPLDRTVRKAENSGKCIPAAIGSPHSAFAQGIASLARAAVDNELLPFYKPRPWEFLTKIKNYPFLKFKKA
- a CDS encoding CpaF family protein: MLTHYKPMPIDQLRHGLIERLRNENRQALKYPAKHKAYLESTAHMVARSQQLPVNIEDIRAVVNDLLGYGPINSILTSSDEITEVQVTSYNKIYVEENGILLPTRINFRDEKSLRTMAEKIALMSGRRLDESTPFLNTKLADGTRVNISIPPIAGSGTTLSFRRFPRSYTIQELVALGTLTEEAYAYLYEVMKNGYNFAATGAMSSGKSTLLNALIGLISQIHGPHTSIVTYEDTMELQPRHENIRQFEARPPNIEGKGEISIKLLAQTHMLRTRADWMILGEAMGQEGYYIASMMATGHPSGTTFHAYDCEDAVLYRMPSMIIMSEEGRAEGREGALGKTASALDVLIHCAKIKEGNRMARKSVQIAEVLRKRLPDGRYLPEVHEVFRFQEGKLQQVADSKLHKKVRRWYESTPLAV
- a CDS encoding type II secretion system F family protein, encoding MVRINAFGSLIGLSVFFFFLAGLLWYQRSPVTEKLNQLGPAPVRKEPVLWQKILGVSLRGDIKEKELFSADLILSAFTAVCLYIFLLDMVTALLAGLGTFFIFPRMYARYRIRKLQLEFNRNLPRAVYSITSTLQGGSTLLQGFGNAHRELLYPVNQLFLQVVEDTEASVPLEQAVQNMADKVGTSAAYLLADSIALIKEIGGGEAAINLLESVAESVREEEYIAQKIRANTRYLLAAFAFCTAFPFGLAAFLSFTMPEYLQIMATLQGKILTALSGIILLTGWWIVYGIIKRTREML
- a CDS encoding type II secretion system F family protein encodes the protein MGGNLVLIFFSAVIFFSVIGFLSFLFRSPVQEKLERLTNRETIKQKAYRLVREVGESLQQISFLRDIVNLDLLGAKLRMAGLKIGPADFLGIWASSILGSFILALLTRSVLPGFFVPFLILLGIAVPKSYLDKGYRKKRVIFRKQFIAFAERVRVGLAGGVGFFRVLQWASQSNSLFAGEIQRVVEEVQAGTSLEDALDNFARRMDDQEVINFVTTIKNAERKGAFGYSKALASLIADIRKRRGAQIDEVAKMAEVKLIFPVVLTVFPATAILLLGPMAIYAFAIFY
- a CDS encoding prepilin peptidase; the encoded protein is MVIVVVLAGALGAILGSLAACLGYRLPRGISPWGRSFCPACKQVLGPVDLIPILGYFFTKRHCRYCKVKISPIYLMPEITLAFLSALLMFLLGPTPLYFLYMVLLTVTAIAAVSDLGTEIIPDSLILSLILFALPFILWTKSIPVWFALLGAITGVAAMLLPGLLTKKYPGGGDIKLTGAIGFYLGPFGVACVVLLAAVTGLIGQGYKGKREFAFAPYLYVGVIGTVFISLSGLIN
- a CDS encoding TadE/TadG family type IV pilus assembly protein, giving the protein MRRFLRCNKGLTEVEALILSPFILYFLLFFITIGMVFWVKIELPHASREAARQAAALGEYGFNSRPWKTAVETVSKSLPANLSVGTSGNGVKKAFSPDSPNPDQPDVLVEKMEGYYTAVVSYHIITPAPGMAKLLNPSAGWLEKYITITNRAYFPDEGG